The Phaseolus vulgaris cultivar G19833 chromosome 5, P. vulgaris v2.0, whole genome shotgun sequence genomic interval CTACTTGAACCAATTTTAATATCTtcgtaaataaaaataatatttgaaatcCCTTTTAGATTAATCTTTATATTAAACGTATCCAACttattaatttagttaattttatattcatttaccACTGGTAAAAAAttatgcataaaaaatattatttatactaCAATTTATACAATGTGAAAAAACAATATTCTTCCACCAAATAAAATTGTAGCAATACTCaggttcatatatatatatatatatatatatatatatatatatatatatatatatgtgtgtgtgtgtgtgtgtgtttatttattgtttataagaaaaatagaatttattaatttaatttcaatacacATTTGAAGTGTAAATATAAGTTAAATGATTATTTgcttaaaaaaacattttcccATATGAGcgttttattttgataataatttttaatcaaatgaaaatgtaaaaaaaaattatattgttagactataaattaatttaaaattagcaTGATTATGTTAGCATTCATAATTATTAGTTTTGAGAGAAGCTTTTAAagagtttcttttatatgtttttttttaatattaatgttagTAATAATTCTCTCTTCGTCattaataatgtttttcttcttttattgtCGAGTTGTTACTCCAATTGCGACAAAGATGGTAGCATACGATTCTTACTACACGAGAGCTAACTTGAATTTCTATTACTTTTATATATTCATTAACATTTAATTCCATATTTTACACCgtgtttatatttaaatttttatacgATTTTATTATAACATTTCTTCTTTTGATAActtttgaatataatttaatttcgtGTGagtcatattttatatttgttgattctctttgtatttatagtgttcaataatttttaataaataataaaatatattataaaaagtgCGTTAATAGTACCCTTTCTGTTTAACATGCAACtggttatattatatttattagctATTTTATGTGAGTCAACtcatcactaaaaaaaatattgcaatttttttaaatttgaatcatACAACACAATTGGTATTACTTTCTTCTCCAGATTTAGAAGGtgtaaaaattaataactttaCTAGATCATTAACTGTAGGCATGGTTTGGTCATCGCCATGTTGATAAATAAATTGAGAAGTTCTAGCCATGTTGAGAGAAGCCTTCCTAATTGTGAAAGGTAGAGTGGTTGTGGCCATAACTAGACTATTTAGCTCAGACCATAAGTTTCCTAGGACTTGCCTTATATGCTTTCTAGCAAAAGTTTCATCTgaaatatcattttctttcatgAGACATTGTATGCTACAAGCATTATCACCTCTCTTTTGTTCCTCCTGAAAATGAAACATCATCAACATCTCATCCCGTTCTCTAGTTTCATGTTCGaatataacaataatataatttaaaaaaattaacataattacaaGTGAATATAGAGTGGGATACCTTGGAGGTTCCTAAGTCGTCCCAAAGCCTAAGAATTTCTCCAGAACATGAGAAGAGTCTTGGATATGGACTCATCATAGAAATGGTTTCTTTTGAGAGGTTATCCCCGATGAGGAAAGTTGCATGTACTAAGGCCAAGCATGATCCTGAAGATATCACCCCATTATCCAAATATTCCCCAAAAGCAGGAACATATTTCTTGTTGAACCATTTTGCTTCTATTAGATAAGCTTCTAGTAAGTCTATCCACTGCAACAATTAAACATCATTCTCTCATTAACCTCGCACTCTTACCTTTACTTTCATCAATGTTTCAATTTAAAAGGACGATGATATTATCTTACTGTTTttttcaaacaagcaacaacAGTTTGCCCATGATCCTTCTGAATGTTGTATGCAATCTCATGGGTGGTGTTATACAAGGCCATGTAACATATCTTCATATATTCAGGTAGTTTCCCCATTGCATCAAGATCCCACCTGTAAACAACGATAGTTTCACATTTTGATTACTAATTTGGCTAGTTgagttttattgaaaaaaactCTAGATGCAAACCTTTGTATTGCCTCGGTGAAAAGAATAAGTTCATCTAATGTTCCATAAGTGTCGAACATATCATCAAGAACTTGCAAAATGCAAATAGCTTTCGCAAGTTCAATACGACAATTTGAATAACATGGTTCTGGAAAAATTCCCAACATCCAGAGGAAGCACTCTCTTGGTCCATCTCTTCCAAACCCAAGTCTTTCGATAAGTCCCAAGTTTTTCCACCACCTAATCAAATCAAAGAAATAGTCTTATGTTGCATATTTAAATCATGTCACACAACAATAAATTGAAAATGGTAAGAATAAAACTaggaaaaaaatttaacattaaCCTACACAACCAATTTTCATCTAAAATATGTTAcattctaaaaataattattttcaacataaatgttttgaaaattaaaaataattgtaagaTGTTTTCTTATTCTCTTGTCGTTTTAACTCATGTTTTTGGGTCATTAAACATGGAGTTGCAATGGCGACATGATTTGTGCTGGTTTTGCATGAATTAAATCTTCTTAcatttgataaaatattttgacGTAGATTAGACGAATACTGGTATGTATTTCTTTTAAGGCCGTATTTCATCTTGACTTAAAACAATATCAATCTTGGTtcaattatttgttattatcattGGGTGGAACACAAAATTACCTTGAGATCTCTGCTAATTCTTTCTGGTGCATTGACTGAACCGTGTCATACTCTAGCCTTGCAAATTCTAGAAGAGCAAGAATTTGGTTACTTTCTTTGCTATATTTTACCATGTAATTTCTTGCTTCCAACCTACTCATTCTTTGGTGTCTTGGATGTTTTAAGGCTTCTACAATTACTTTTCCTACATAAGGACTTAGGAGTGGTAGTGATTGGTGCAGATGAGCCATTGAGAACTCCATTGCATGTTGTAGTACTTCTTCACCTTGTGCACCAAAATATGATGCCTCGTACAAACTTAACATGCCCCAAATGTCTCTGGTGACCGATTCCTTGAAATTCCCACTTTTGTCCAAAAAGTTATTGAAAACATCTACATCGAATAAGCAATACATGATCAAATTAGTATGTTTATATAACAACAATTAGGTAGCTAGGTATTGATGCAAAGTAAAAATGATGATTTAATCCATGGAAATCGGCTTTTGAATAGTCTTTAATATTCAAACAATATCTTTCTTGAAAGATAGAAACAATATAATTGAATTTTCCCATactttaaaaaagaataaagcacttaaataattttaacaaatgtAGTGCAAATAATATCGGGAAGGTTtagggaaagaaaaaaaagggaccataaaaatttaatataatgcTCATTTATATTGCTAATAAGTGTACCTGAAGATGTAGACCAACCATTATGTCTCAGCAAGCGAAATTGAAGAGATGTGGCAAAGAGGTCTTTAGCATTGTTACAATCTCCTACTCTTCCAAGTTGTAAGTTGATCTCTTCTTCGAAATGATGCTCAATTCCTAGTCTTTGGATGGTGTCAATCAACTCCAATGTTCTCAATGAATCACTTGAGTTTAGTAATACCTTTTGGCTTCTTATTTTAAGTTGCTCCAAACTTGTAATCGTAGAATTAGTTTGACTAGGCACCTGTAATGTTACCACCATGAGAAAATTAAATGAAGGAAAATGG includes:
- the LOC137835518 gene encoding probable terpene synthase 11, which encodes MSSSTIITAIAEPGVSSFTSFGYRNRPPLLNKVRNLSCKTSTPTIMQLSINSLPLTHKVPSQTNSTITSLEQLKIRSQKVLLNSSDSLRTLELIDTIQRLGIEHHFEEEINLQLGRVGDCNNAKDLFATSLQFRLLRHNGWSTSSDVFNNFLDKSGNFKESVTRDIWGMLSLYEASYFGAQGEEVLQHAMEFSMAHLHQSLPLLSPYVGKVIVEALKHPRHQRMSRLEARNYMVKYSKESNQILALLEFARLEYDTVQSMHQKELAEISRWWKNLGLIERLGFGRDGPRECFLWMLGIFPEPCYSNCRIELAKAICILQVLDDMFDTYGTLDELILFTEAIQRWDLDAMGKLPEYMKICYMALYNTTHEIAYNIQKDHGQTVVACLKKTWIDLLEAYLIEAKWFNKKYVPAFGEYLDNGVISSGSCLALVHATFLIGDNLSKETISMMSPYPRLFSCSGEILRLWDDLGTSKEEQKRGDNACSIQCLMKENDISDETFARKHIRQVLGNLWSELNSLVMATTTLPFTIRKASLNMARTSQFIYQHGDDQTMPTVNDLVKLLIFTPSKSGEESNTNCVV